A region from the Toxotes jaculatrix isolate fToxJac2 chromosome 2, fToxJac2.pri, whole genome shotgun sequence genome encodes:
- the ampd2b gene encoding AMP deaminase 2 isoform X2, with the protein MDGKYKEIAEELFSRSLAESEMRSAPYEFPEDSPIEQLEERRQRLERQISQDVKFEPDILLRAKQEFMKTDSATDLEYMKEQSQAPDLQERELVPEREYQRVTISGEEKCGVPFTDLLDAAKCVVKALFIRQKYMGLSLQSFCRTTSRYLQELSERPLDLDIYEEEIPETTETADATVHPPVSETHPYENQDPASMPPDMGYGCKMVHGVMHVYTTRSTMENTELDLPYPDLQEYIADMNVMMALIINGPVKSFCYRRLQYLSSKFQMHILLNEMKELAAQKKVPHRDFYNIRKVDTHIHASSCMNQKHLLRFIKRAMKKYPKEIVHVERGKGQTLMEVFESMNLTAFDLSVDTLDMHADRNTFHRFDKFNAKYNPIGESILREIFIKTDNHIEGKYFGHIIKEVMADLEESKYQNVELRLSIYGRSRDEWDKLAKWAVKHQVYSNNVRWLVQVPRLFDVYHTKKQLCNFQEMLENIFMPLFEVTVNPGSHPELHLFLQHVVGFDSVDDESKPEQHIFNLDSPLPVNWTEEDNPPYSYYLYYMYANMTVLNHLRRQRGFHTFVLRPHCGEAGPIHHLVSGFMLSENISHGLLLRKAPVLQYLYYLAQIGIAMSPLSNNSLFLSYHRNPLPEYLSRGLMVSLSTDDPLQFHFTKEPLMEEYSIAAQVWKLSSCDMCELARNSVLMSGFSHKVKSYWLGPNYIKEGQEGNDIRRTNVPDIRVAYRYETMCEELNLITQAIRTDELETIEEEGSLCMGSVQADK; encoded by the exons ATGGACGGGAAATACAAGGAGATTGCCGAA GAGCTGTTCTCCCGCAGCCTGGCAGAGAGTGAGATGCGCAGTGCACCCTATGAATTTCCTGAGGATAGCCCCATCgaacagctggaggagagacgTCAACGCCTTGAGCGGCAGATCAGCCAAGATGTCAA GTTTGAACCTGACATCCTTCTGCGAGCCAAACAGGAGTTCATGAAGACTGACAGTGCCACTGATCTCGA ATATATGAAGGAGCAGAGCCAAGCTCCTGacctgcaggagagagagcTTGTCCCAGAGAGGGAGTACCAGAGAGTCACTATTTCTGGAGAGGAAAAATGTGGG GTTCCCTTCACAGATCTGTTGGATGCCGCCAAATGTGTGGTGAAGGCTCTGTTCATTAGACAGAAGTACATGGGTCTGTCGCTGCAGAGCTTCTGCAGGACCACTTCTCGTTACCTgcaggagctgagtgagagacCCCTAGACCTGGATATTTATGAGGAGGAGATCCCAGAGACCACAGAGACAGCAG aTGCCACGGTGCACCCACCTGTTTCTGAAACGCACCCGTACGAGAACCAGGACCCTGCCAGCATGCCCCCTGACATGGGCTACGGCTGCAAGATGGTGCATGGTGTCATGCATGTGTACACAACAAGGAGCACTATGGAAAA CACAGAGCTGGACCTGCCATATCCAGACCTTCAGGAGTACATCGCTGACATGAATGTCATGATGGCCCTCATTATCAACGGCCCAGT AAAGTCCTTCTGCTACCGTCGTCTACAGTATCTCAGCTCCAAGTTCCAGATGCACATCCTGCTGAATGAGATGAAAGAGCTAGCAGCACAGAAGAAAGTCCCACATCGAGACTTTTACAATATCCGTAAG GTTGACACACATATCCACGCCTCGTCCTGTATGAACCAGAAGCATCTTCTGCGTTTCATTAAAAGGGCCATGAAGAAGTATCCTAAGGAGATTGTTCACGTGGAAAGAGGCAAGGGTCAGACGCTCATGGAGGTGTTTGAGAGCATGAACCTGACGGCCTTTGACCTGAGTGTGGACACCCTGGACATGCACGCA gaccGTAACACTTTCCATCGATTTGATAAGTTCAATGCCAAATACAATCCTATCGGCGAGTCCATCCTGAGAGAGATCTTCATCAAAACAGACAACCACATCGAGGGGAAATACTTTGGTCACATCATTAAG GAGGTGATGGCTGACCTGGAGGAGAGCAAGTACCAGAACGTGGAGCTCAGGCTGTCGATCTACGGGCGCTCCAGAGACGAGTGGGACAAACTGGCCAAGTGGGCCGTCAAACATCAGGTCTACTCCAACAACGTGCGCTGGCTTGTGCAAGTGCCACGACTCTT TGACGTCTACCACACGAAGAAACAACTGTGCAACTTCCAAGAGATGCTGGAGAATATCTTCATGCCTCTGTTTGAGGTTACAGTCAACCCTGGCAGCCATCCAGAGCTGCACCTCTTCCTTCAGCAT GTTGTGGGTTTTGACAGTGTGGATGATGAGTCGAAACCAGAGCAACATATCTTCAACCTGGACAGTCCACTGCCAGTCAactggacagaggaggacaacCCACCCTATTCCTACTACCTCTACTATATGTATGCAAACATGACTGTGCTGAATCACCTGCGCAG GCAGCGGGGGTTTCACACGTTTGTCCTACGTCCTCATTGCGGGGAGGCGGGGCCAATCCATCACCTGGTGTCTGGGTTCATGTTGTCAGAGAACATCTCTCACGGGCTGCTGCTCAGGAAG GCTCCTGTGCTGCAGTATCTGTACTACTTGGCTCAGATAGGCATCGCCATGTCCCCTCTCAGCAATAACAGCCTATTCCTCAGCTACCATCGCAACCCTCTGCCAGAGTACCTGTCTAGAGGCCTCATGGTCTCTCTGTCCACAGACGACCCTCTGCAGTTCCACTTCACCAAG GAGCCCTTGATGGAGGAGTACAGCATTGCTGCTCAGGTGTGGAAGCTGAGTTCTTGTGACATGTGTGAGCTGGCCAGAAACAGTGTGCTGATGAGCGGATTCTCTCACAAG GTAAAGAGCTACTGGCTTGGTCCAAACTACATCAAGGAGGGACAGGAGGGTAATGACATCAGACGCACCAACGTTCCCGACATCCGCGTGGCGTACCGTTACGAGACCATGTGTGAGGAGCTGAATTTAATCACACAGGCCATTCGCACAGACGAGCTGGAGACCATCGAGGAGGAGGGCAGTCTGTGCATGGGATCTGTGCAGGCAGACAAGTGA
- the ampd2b gene encoding AMP deaminase 2 isoform X1: protein MDGKYKEIAEELFSRSLAESEMRSAPYEFPEDSPIEQLEERRQRLERQISQDVKFEPDILLRAKQEFMKTDSATDLEYMKEQSQAPDLQERELVPEREYQRVTISGEEKCGVPFTDLLDAAKCVVKALFIRQKYMGLSLQSFCRTTSRYLQELSERPLDLDIYEEEIPETTETADATVHPPVSETHPYENQDPASMPPDMGYGCKMVHGVMHVYTTRSTMEKSTELDLPYPDLQEYIADMNVMMALIINGPVKSFCYRRLQYLSSKFQMHILLNEMKELAAQKKVPHRDFYNIRKVDTHIHASSCMNQKHLLRFIKRAMKKYPKEIVHVERGKGQTLMEVFESMNLTAFDLSVDTLDMHADRNTFHRFDKFNAKYNPIGESILREIFIKTDNHIEGKYFGHIIKEVMADLEESKYQNVELRLSIYGRSRDEWDKLAKWAVKHQVYSNNVRWLVQVPRLFDVYHTKKQLCNFQEMLENIFMPLFEVTVNPGSHPELHLFLQHVVGFDSVDDESKPEQHIFNLDSPLPVNWTEEDNPPYSYYLYYMYANMTVLNHLRRQRGFHTFVLRPHCGEAGPIHHLVSGFMLSENISHGLLLRKAPVLQYLYYLAQIGIAMSPLSNNSLFLSYHRNPLPEYLSRGLMVSLSTDDPLQFHFTKEPLMEEYSIAAQVWKLSSCDMCELARNSVLMSGFSHKVKSYWLGPNYIKEGQEGNDIRRTNVPDIRVAYRYETMCEELNLITQAIRTDELETIEEEGSLCMGSVQADK, encoded by the exons ATGGACGGGAAATACAAGGAGATTGCCGAA GAGCTGTTCTCCCGCAGCCTGGCAGAGAGTGAGATGCGCAGTGCACCCTATGAATTTCCTGAGGATAGCCCCATCgaacagctggaggagagacgTCAACGCCTTGAGCGGCAGATCAGCCAAGATGTCAA GTTTGAACCTGACATCCTTCTGCGAGCCAAACAGGAGTTCATGAAGACTGACAGTGCCACTGATCTCGA ATATATGAAGGAGCAGAGCCAAGCTCCTGacctgcaggagagagagcTTGTCCCAGAGAGGGAGTACCAGAGAGTCACTATTTCTGGAGAGGAAAAATGTGGG GTTCCCTTCACAGATCTGTTGGATGCCGCCAAATGTGTGGTGAAGGCTCTGTTCATTAGACAGAAGTACATGGGTCTGTCGCTGCAGAGCTTCTGCAGGACCACTTCTCGTTACCTgcaggagctgagtgagagacCCCTAGACCTGGATATTTATGAGGAGGAGATCCCAGAGACCACAGAGACAGCAG aTGCCACGGTGCACCCACCTGTTTCTGAAACGCACCCGTACGAGAACCAGGACCCTGCCAGCATGCCCCCTGACATGGGCTACGGCTGCAAGATGGTGCATGGTGTCATGCATGTGTACACAACAAGGAGCACTATGGAAAA GAGCACAGAGCTGGACCTGCCATATCCAGACCTTCAGGAGTACATCGCTGACATGAATGTCATGATGGCCCTCATTATCAACGGCCCAGT AAAGTCCTTCTGCTACCGTCGTCTACAGTATCTCAGCTCCAAGTTCCAGATGCACATCCTGCTGAATGAGATGAAAGAGCTAGCAGCACAGAAGAAAGTCCCACATCGAGACTTTTACAATATCCGTAAG GTTGACACACATATCCACGCCTCGTCCTGTATGAACCAGAAGCATCTTCTGCGTTTCATTAAAAGGGCCATGAAGAAGTATCCTAAGGAGATTGTTCACGTGGAAAGAGGCAAGGGTCAGACGCTCATGGAGGTGTTTGAGAGCATGAACCTGACGGCCTTTGACCTGAGTGTGGACACCCTGGACATGCACGCA gaccGTAACACTTTCCATCGATTTGATAAGTTCAATGCCAAATACAATCCTATCGGCGAGTCCATCCTGAGAGAGATCTTCATCAAAACAGACAACCACATCGAGGGGAAATACTTTGGTCACATCATTAAG GAGGTGATGGCTGACCTGGAGGAGAGCAAGTACCAGAACGTGGAGCTCAGGCTGTCGATCTACGGGCGCTCCAGAGACGAGTGGGACAAACTGGCCAAGTGGGCCGTCAAACATCAGGTCTACTCCAACAACGTGCGCTGGCTTGTGCAAGTGCCACGACTCTT TGACGTCTACCACACGAAGAAACAACTGTGCAACTTCCAAGAGATGCTGGAGAATATCTTCATGCCTCTGTTTGAGGTTACAGTCAACCCTGGCAGCCATCCAGAGCTGCACCTCTTCCTTCAGCAT GTTGTGGGTTTTGACAGTGTGGATGATGAGTCGAAACCAGAGCAACATATCTTCAACCTGGACAGTCCACTGCCAGTCAactggacagaggaggacaacCCACCCTATTCCTACTACCTCTACTATATGTATGCAAACATGACTGTGCTGAATCACCTGCGCAG GCAGCGGGGGTTTCACACGTTTGTCCTACGTCCTCATTGCGGGGAGGCGGGGCCAATCCATCACCTGGTGTCTGGGTTCATGTTGTCAGAGAACATCTCTCACGGGCTGCTGCTCAGGAAG GCTCCTGTGCTGCAGTATCTGTACTACTTGGCTCAGATAGGCATCGCCATGTCCCCTCTCAGCAATAACAGCCTATTCCTCAGCTACCATCGCAACCCTCTGCCAGAGTACCTGTCTAGAGGCCTCATGGTCTCTCTGTCCACAGACGACCCTCTGCAGTTCCACTTCACCAAG GAGCCCTTGATGGAGGAGTACAGCATTGCTGCTCAGGTGTGGAAGCTGAGTTCTTGTGACATGTGTGAGCTGGCCAGAAACAGTGTGCTGATGAGCGGATTCTCTCACAAG GTAAAGAGCTACTGGCTTGGTCCAAACTACATCAAGGAGGGACAGGAGGGTAATGACATCAGACGCACCAACGTTCCCGACATCCGCGTGGCGTACCGTTACGAGACCATGTGTGAGGAGCTGAATTTAATCACACAGGCCATTCGCACAGACGAGCTGGAGACCATCGAGGAGGAGGGCAGTCTGTGCATGGGATCTGTGCAGGCAGACAAGTGA
- the LOC121200256 gene encoding glutathione S-transferase Mu 4-like → MTMKLAYWDIRGLAQPIRLLLEYTGTNYENKFYVCGEAPNYDKSCWFDEKEKLGIDFSNLPYLEDGDRKIVQSNAIMRYIARKHNLCGETEDEKVRVDILENQAMDFRNGFVRLCYTDFDKMKPGYLEMLPCVLKQFSNFLGDRKWFAGDKITFVDFILYELLDQHRMFHPTCLDDFKNLRDLLDRFEAQERIAAYMKSDRFMKTPVNNKMAKWGNK, encoded by the exons atgacaatgaaaCTGGCTTACTGGGACATTCGCGGG CTCGCCCAGCCGATCCGCCTGCTGTTGGAGTACACCGGCACCAACTACGAGAACAAGTTTTATGTCTGTGGTGAAG ctcCAAACTATGACAAGAGCTGCTGGTTcgatgaaaaggaaaaacttggAATAGACTTTTCCAAT CTGCCGTACTTGGAGGATGGAGACAGGAAGATAGTGCAGAGCAATGCTATTATGAGGTACATTGCTCGTAAGCACAATTTGT GCGGAGAGACTGAGGATGAGAAGGTCCGTGTGGACATCTTGGAGAACCAGGCCATGGACTTCAGAAATGGCTTTGTGAGGCTGTGCTACACTGACTTT GACAAGATGAAGCCAGGGTACCTTGAGATGCTGCCATGCGTCCTGAAGCAGTTCTCAAATTTCTTGggagacaggaagtggtttGCTGGTGACAAG ATCACTTTTGTGGACTTCATTTTGTACGAGCTGTTGGATCAACACAGGATGTTTCATCCTACGTGCCTGGATGACTTCAAGAACCTCCGTGATCTCTTAGACCGTTTTGAG GCTCAGGAGAGGATTGCTGCATACATGAAGTCTGACAGATTCATGAAGACTCCGGTCAACAACAAGATGGCCAAATGGGGGAACAAGTAA